In a genomic window of Atribacterota bacterium:
- a CDS encoding VWA domain-containing protein — protein MRSGLAEMFILEFWMEVVYVAEGFEMDVTLSEGLRRLPVYLLLDTSGSMAGAPIQAVEEGLTLFKREVEKDTFARETVWVSVIVFGREVENLTQGLVPIEKLEVPSLEAGGYTPLGAALRLLLESLDRDVKKAVKGGEKGDWKPLVFILTDGKPTDDWKSPRLELVNRRERKVLNVITVGCGPDIDEKTLREIAIGPSFKMDSDSASFAAFFRWVSQTVQTVSQSLSQPQGESAFAPMPVPPDVLQYIP, from the coding sequence TTGCGCTCAGGTCTGGCGGAAATGTTTATCCTGGAATTTTGGATGGAGGTGGTGTATGTGGCCGAAGGTTTCGAAATGGATGTGACGCTGAGTGAAGGATTGCGTCGGTTACCAGTCTATCTTCTTCTTGATACGTCAGGAAGCATGGCTGGTGCTCCCATCCAGGCGGTCGAAGAAGGGCTTACCCTTTTTAAGCGGGAAGTGGAAAAGGATACCTTTGCTCGGGAAACGGTGTGGGTGAGTGTGATTGTTTTTGGGAGAGAGGTGGAAAACCTCACTCAGGGGCTGGTTCCCATCGAGAAACTTGAGGTTCCCTCGCTTGAAGCCGGGGGATACACTCCGCTTGGGGCAGCGTTGCGGTTGCTCCTTGAATCTTTGGATAGAGATGTAAAGAAAGCGGTAAAAGGTGGTGAAAAAGGGGACTGGAAACCGCTCGTTTTTATTCTTACTGATGGAAAACCCACCGATGATTGGAAAAGTCCGCGTTTGGAACTCGTAAACCGCCGGGAACGCAAGGTGCTCAATGTCATTACTGTGGGTTGTGGGCCGGACATTGACGAAAAGACTCTACGGGAGATTGCCATTGGACCCAGTTTCAAAATGGATTCTGATTCAGCGTCTTTCGCAGCCTTTTTCCGCTGGGTTTCACAAACAGTTCAAACGGTAAGCCAGAGTTTATCGCAACCCCA
- a CDS encoding folate family ECF transporter S component, with translation MKNRSQEIVWSGMFIALSVVLTRFASIRIPIGGIEGIRIGFGTLPIMVSGILLGPWIGGVVGALADVIGFAISPMGPYMPHFTLTSALYGLLPGFFLQIFPSPKREKRVVWGITITQGLVGGLLTPYFLHTIFGIPWQVLFLPRLFTVPMHIVVYSLLVLSILRTPLPATLIRHVQGKP, from the coding sequence ATGAAGAACCGGTCTCAAGAGATAGTCTGGTCAGGCATGTTCATTGCCTTGAGTGTGGTTTTAACTCGTTTTGCCAGCATCCGCATTCCCATCGGTGGAATTGAGGGCATCCGCATCGGTTTCGGGACCTTGCCCATCATGGTAAGTGGCATCCTCCTTGGACCGTGGATAGGAGGTGTAGTCGGAGCACTGGCAGACGTCATTGGATTTGCCATCAGCCCCATGGGACCGTATATGCCCCATTTTACCCTGACCTCAGCACTGTACGGACTGCTCCCAGGTTTTTTTCTGCAGATTTTTCCCTCACCCAAAAGGGAAAAAAGGGTGGTATGGGGAATCACCATCACCCAGGGTCTGGTTGGCGGACTGCTCACTCCATACTTCCTGCACACCATTTTCGGAATACCCTGGCAGGTTCTTTTCCTCCCACGCCTTTTCACCGTCCCCATGCACATTGTGGTCTATTCCCTTCTGGTTCTGAGTATTCTGCGAACTCCCCTGCCAGCGACACTCATTCGCCATGTTCAGGGAAAACCCTAA